A stretch of Castanea sativa cultivar Marrone di Chiusa Pesio chromosome 2, ASM4071231v1 DNA encodes these proteins:
- the LOC142623994 gene encoding uncharacterized protein LOC142623994 isoform X4, whose amino-acid sequence MVGLDAMKHANSTLEDFQCRSYFMFHGMDVNRPQSIFKYLPVLSFTGSFLYQLDCLNEKILNLHTSGVSVSERGCKEGHQRLITTITGALQSNPFRPLTGLLEFHGLLTERIREEFKSAEEYWPLERKLCSALMNKEEISIEDVMRAIHLKSSDYRILNLLLYQLRAEKVNDLHMEFLSVTEFLVEVSDDLCRIDYEDDVLKNSFNVLRMFVKIYGASRAPTMLVKYITEAEQKYDSLLKTLDPQLALNYQKRRDEVIEEGGKIHGHDLRTWSMPNVIVDEELYRSNFTNSK is encoded by the exons ATGGTTGGGTTGGATGCAATGAAACACGCAAATTCTACCCTTGAGGATTTT CAGTGCAGGTCCTATTTTATGTTTCACGGAATGGACGTAAACAGACCACAGTCAATATTCAAATATTTACCTGTGCTTTCTTTCACAGGAAGTTTTCTTTATCAG CTGGATTGTTTAAATGAGAAGATACTGAATCTACACACCAGTGGAGTTTCTGTTTCAGAAAGAGGATGCAAG GAAGGACATCAGAGATTGATTACTACGATCACAGGTGCACTTCAAAGCAACCCATTTAGACCACTTACGGGTCTACTTGAATTTCATGGTCTTTTGACAGAGAG GATAAGAGAAGAATTTAAGTCTGCAGAAGAGTATTGGCCTTTGGAAAGAAAGCTTTGTAGTGCACTAATGAACAAAGAGGAG ATCTCCATTGAAGATGTGATGAGGGCAATTCATCTAAAATCATCTGATTATCGAATTCTAAATCTTCTTCTATATCAGTTGAGAGCAGAAAAG GTTAATGATTTGCATATGGAATTTCTATCAGTCACAGAATTCCTGGTGGAGGTATCCGATGACC TGTGTAGGATTGACTATGAG GATGATGTACTAAAGAACAGTTTCAATGTTTTGCGTATGTTCGTCAAAATATATGGAGCTTCAAGAGCCCCCACTATGCTG GTGAAATACATTACTGAGGCTGAGCAGAAGTATGACAGTTTATTGAAAACCTTGGATCCCCAACTAGCTTTGAATTACCAGAAGAGACGTGATGAAGTCATTGAAGAAG gTGGGAAGATACATGGACACGATCTTCGAACATGGAGCATGCCAAATGTGATTGTAGATGAGGAATTGTACCGCTCTAATTTCACAAATTCTAAATGA
- the LOC142623994 gene encoding uncharacterized protein LOC142623994 isoform X2 codes for MLKVGRFFGAAMASIAGSNVLPVKSVGKFGPQSTLKSLFSSSGPYQNFVDSSWQLDCDNETYAGLLPTNFESTPMVGLDAMKHANSTLEDFCRSYFMFHGMDVNRPQSIFKYLPVLSFTGSFLYQLDCLNEKILNLHTSGVSVSERGCKEGHQRLITTITGALQSNPFRPLTGLLEFHGLLTERIREEFKSAEEYWPLERKLCSALMNKEEISIEDVMRAIHLKSSDYRILNLLLYQLRAEKVNDLHMEFLSVTEFLVEVSDDLCRIDYEDDVLKNSFNVLRMFVKIYGASRAPTMLVKYITEAEQKYDSLLKTLDPQLALNYQKRRDEVIEEGGKIHGHDLRTWSMPNVIVDEELYRSNFTNSK; via the exons atgtTAAAAGTTGGGAGATTCTTTGGAGCTGCAATGGCTTCCATTGCAGGATCCAATGTCCTTCCTGTCAAATCTGTTGGGAAGTTTGGACCTCAATCCACATTGAAAAGCTTATTTTCTTCATCTg GTCCTTATCAAAATTTTGTTGATAGTTCTTGGCAGCTTGATTGTGATAATGAGACATATGCTGGTTTGTTGCCAACTAATTTTGAAAGCACGCCTATGGTTGGGTTGGATGCAATGAAACACGCAAATTCTACCCTTGAGGATTTT TGCAGGTCCTATTTTATGTTTCACGGAATGGACGTAAACAGACCACAGTCAATATTCAAATATTTACCTGTGCTTTCTTTCACAGGAAGTTTTCTTTATCAG CTGGATTGTTTAAATGAGAAGATACTGAATCTACACACCAGTGGAGTTTCTGTTTCAGAAAGAGGATGCAAG GAAGGACATCAGAGATTGATTACTACGATCACAGGTGCACTTCAAAGCAACCCATTTAGACCACTTACGGGTCTACTTGAATTTCATGGTCTTTTGACAGAGAG GATAAGAGAAGAATTTAAGTCTGCAGAAGAGTATTGGCCTTTGGAAAGAAAGCTTTGTAGTGCACTAATGAACAAAGAGGAG ATCTCCATTGAAGATGTGATGAGGGCAATTCATCTAAAATCATCTGATTATCGAATTCTAAATCTTCTTCTATATCAGTTGAGAGCAGAAAAG GTTAATGATTTGCATATGGAATTTCTATCAGTCACAGAATTCCTGGTGGAGGTATCCGATGACC TGTGTAGGATTGACTATGAG GATGATGTACTAAAGAACAGTTTCAATGTTTTGCGTATGTTCGTCAAAATATATGGAGCTTCAAGAGCCCCCACTATGCTG GTGAAATACATTACTGAGGCTGAGCAGAAGTATGACAGTTTATTGAAAACCTTGGATCCCCAACTAGCTTTGAATTACCAGAAGAGACGTGATGAAGTCATTGAAGAAG gTGGGAAGATACATGGACACGATCTTCGAACATGGAGCATGCCAAATGTGATTGTAGATGAGGAATTGTACCGCTCTAATTTCACAAATTCTAAATGA
- the LOC142623830 gene encoding uncharacterized protein LOC142623830 isoform X3: protein MEELRKLEQVQRTLKFMESRAISTSSDPDSSRFLANLILLLAQPCGELDMDSKCTLVYTHMPKISVAFLEEAKLLITQESITEAEDERNGPFQNVVDNSMQLDCENETYSGMLQTNFEGTAMVGLDAMQRANSTLEDFCRSYFMFHGMDVNKPQSLFKHLPVLSFTESFIYQLDSLNEKMLHLPTSEASVSERGCKRLITHFTDAFKRDPFRPLVGLLECLGILTERIRDELKCGEEYWALERKLCCALMSQEKISVEDVIRAIHLKSFDYRVLNLLLYQLRGEKVNDLHMEFLCVSEFLVEVSDDLFDYEDDVLENSFNVLRMFVRIYGASRAPIMLARYITEAEQKYESLLKTLDPQLSLNYQKRCEEATKEGGKISGHILGMWSIPPVIVDEELYRSNFQNSK from the exons atggaagaacTAAGGAAGCTAGAACAAGTACAGAGAACGCTCAAATTCATGGAGTCTCGTGCTATATCGACCTCTTCCGATCCCGACTCCAGTCGCTTCCTCGCCAATCTCATTCTCCTCTTG GCACAACCGTGTGGAGAACTTGATATGGACAGCAAGTGCACTTTGGTCTACACGCATATGCCAAAG ATTTCGGTTGCATTTCTTGAGGAAGCTAAGCTCTTGATTACTCAGGAAAGCATAACAGAAGCAGAAGATGAGCGTAATG GCCCTTTTCAAAATGTTGTTGATAATTCTATGCAGCTTGATTGTGAGAATGAGACGTATTCTGGTATGTTGCAAACTAATTTTGAAGGCACGGCTATGGTTGGGTTGGATGCAATGCAGCGAGCAAATTCTACCCTTGAGGATTTT TGCAGATCCTATTTTATGTTTCATGGGATGGACGTAAACAAGCCACAGTCATTATTCAAACATTTACCTGTGCTTTCATTCACAGAAAGTTTTATTTATCAG CTGGATAGTTTGAATGAAAAGATGTTGCATCTACCAACCAGTGAAGCCTCTGTTTCAGAAAGAGGATGCAAG AGGTTGATTACTCATTTCACAGATGCATTTAAAAGGGACCCTTTCAGACCACTTGTGGGCCTACTTGAGTGTCTCGGTATTTTGACAGAGAG GATAAGAGATGAATTGAAGTGTGGAGAAGAGTATTGGGCTCTAGAAAGAAAGCTCTGTTGTGCACTAATGAGCCAAGAGAAG ATCTCTGTTGAAGATGTGATAAGGGCGATTCACCTAAAATCATTTGATTATCGAGTTCTAAATCTTCTTCTATATCAGTTGAGAGGAGAAAAG GTCAATGATTTGCATATGGAATTTCTCTGTGTGTCAGAATTCCTAGTGGAGGTATCTGATGATCT GTTTGACTATGAG GATGATGTATTAGAGAATAGTTTCAATGTTTTGCGCATGTTTGTCAGAATATATGGAGCTTCAAGAGCCCCAATTATGCTG GCAAGATACATTACTGAGGCTGAGCAGAAGTATGAGAGTTTACTGAAAACCTTGGATCCCCAACTATCCTTGAATTACCAGAAAAGATGTGAAGAAGCCACTAAAGAAG GTGGGAAGATTTCTGGACATATACTTGGAATGTGGAGCATACCGCCTGTGATTGTAGATGAGGAATTATATCGATCTAATTTCCAAAATTCTAAATGA
- the LOC142623830 gene encoding uncharacterized protein LOC142623830 isoform X4, with amino-acid sequence MEELRKLEQVQRTLKFMESRAISTSSDPDSSRFLANLILLLAQPCGELDMDSKCTLVYTHMPKISVAFLEEAKLLITQESITEAEDERNGPFQNVVDNSMQLDCENETYSGMLQTNFEGTAMVGLDAMQRANSTLEDFLDSLNEKMLHLPTSEASVSERGCKDGHQRLITHFTDAFKRDPFRPLVGLLECLGILTERIRDELKCGEEYWALERKLCCALMSQEKISVEDVIRAIHLKSFDYRVLNLLLYQLRGEKVNDLHMEFLCVSEFLVEVSDDLFDYEDDVLENSFNVLRMFVRIYGASRAPIMLARYITEAEQKYESLLKTLDPQLSLNYQKRCEEATKEGGKISGHILGMWSIPPVIVDEELYRSNFQNSK; translated from the exons atggaagaacTAAGGAAGCTAGAACAAGTACAGAGAACGCTCAAATTCATGGAGTCTCGTGCTATATCGACCTCTTCCGATCCCGACTCCAGTCGCTTCCTCGCCAATCTCATTCTCCTCTTG GCACAACCGTGTGGAGAACTTGATATGGACAGCAAGTGCACTTTGGTCTACACGCATATGCCAAAG ATTTCGGTTGCATTTCTTGAGGAAGCTAAGCTCTTGATTACTCAGGAAAGCATAACAGAAGCAGAAGATGAGCGTAATG GCCCTTTTCAAAATGTTGTTGATAATTCTATGCAGCTTGATTGTGAGAATGAGACGTATTCTGGTATGTTGCAAACTAATTTTGAAGGCACGGCTATGGTTGGGTTGGATGCAATGCAGCGAGCAAATTCTACCCTTGAGGATTTT CTGGATAGTTTGAATGAAAAGATGTTGCATCTACCAACCAGTGAAGCCTCTGTTTCAGAAAGAGGATGCAAG GATGGACATCAGAGGTTGATTACTCATTTCACAGATGCATTTAAAAGGGACCCTTTCAGACCACTTGTGGGCCTACTTGAGTGTCTCGGTATTTTGACAGAGAG GATAAGAGATGAATTGAAGTGTGGAGAAGAGTATTGGGCTCTAGAAAGAAAGCTCTGTTGTGCACTAATGAGCCAAGAGAAG ATCTCTGTTGAAGATGTGATAAGGGCGATTCACCTAAAATCATTTGATTATCGAGTTCTAAATCTTCTTCTATATCAGTTGAGAGGAGAAAAG GTCAATGATTTGCATATGGAATTTCTCTGTGTGTCAGAATTCCTAGTGGAGGTATCTGATGATCT GTTTGACTATGAG GATGATGTATTAGAGAATAGTTTCAATGTTTTGCGCATGTTTGTCAGAATATATGGAGCTTCAAGAGCCCCAATTATGCTG GCAAGATACATTACTGAGGCTGAGCAGAAGTATGAGAGTTTACTGAAAACCTTGGATCCCCAACTATCCTTGAATTACCAGAAAAGATGTGAAGAAGCCACTAAAGAAG GTGGGAAGATTTCTGGACATATACTTGGAATGTGGAGCATACCGCCTGTGATTGTAGATGAGGAATTATATCGATCTAATTTCCAAAATTCTAAATGA
- the LOC142623994 gene encoding uncharacterized protein LOC142623994 isoform X1 — MLKVGRFFGAAMASIAGSNVLPVKSVGKFGPQSTLKSLFSSSGPYQNFVDSSWQLDCDNETYAGLLPTNFESTPMVGLDAMKHANSTLEDFQCRSYFMFHGMDVNRPQSIFKYLPVLSFTGSFLYQLDCLNEKILNLHTSGVSVSERGCKEGHQRLITTITGALQSNPFRPLTGLLEFHGLLTERIREEFKSAEEYWPLERKLCSALMNKEEISIEDVMRAIHLKSSDYRILNLLLYQLRAEKVNDLHMEFLSVTEFLVEVSDDLCRIDYEDDVLKNSFNVLRMFVKIYGASRAPTMLVKYITEAEQKYDSLLKTLDPQLALNYQKRRDEVIEEGGKIHGHDLRTWSMPNVIVDEELYRSNFTNSK, encoded by the exons atgtTAAAAGTTGGGAGATTCTTTGGAGCTGCAATGGCTTCCATTGCAGGATCCAATGTCCTTCCTGTCAAATCTGTTGGGAAGTTTGGACCTCAATCCACATTGAAAAGCTTATTTTCTTCATCTg GTCCTTATCAAAATTTTGTTGATAGTTCTTGGCAGCTTGATTGTGATAATGAGACATATGCTGGTTTGTTGCCAACTAATTTTGAAAGCACGCCTATGGTTGGGTTGGATGCAATGAAACACGCAAATTCTACCCTTGAGGATTTT CAGTGCAGGTCCTATTTTATGTTTCACGGAATGGACGTAAACAGACCACAGTCAATATTCAAATATTTACCTGTGCTTTCTTTCACAGGAAGTTTTCTTTATCAG CTGGATTGTTTAAATGAGAAGATACTGAATCTACACACCAGTGGAGTTTCTGTTTCAGAAAGAGGATGCAAG GAAGGACATCAGAGATTGATTACTACGATCACAGGTGCACTTCAAAGCAACCCATTTAGACCACTTACGGGTCTACTTGAATTTCATGGTCTTTTGACAGAGAG GATAAGAGAAGAATTTAAGTCTGCAGAAGAGTATTGGCCTTTGGAAAGAAAGCTTTGTAGTGCACTAATGAACAAAGAGGAG ATCTCCATTGAAGATGTGATGAGGGCAATTCATCTAAAATCATCTGATTATCGAATTCTAAATCTTCTTCTATATCAGTTGAGAGCAGAAAAG GTTAATGATTTGCATATGGAATTTCTATCAGTCACAGAATTCCTGGTGGAGGTATCCGATGACC TGTGTAGGATTGACTATGAG GATGATGTACTAAAGAACAGTTTCAATGTTTTGCGTATGTTCGTCAAAATATATGGAGCTTCAAGAGCCCCCACTATGCTG GTGAAATACATTACTGAGGCTGAGCAGAAGTATGACAGTTTATTGAAAACCTTGGATCCCCAACTAGCTTTGAATTACCAGAAGAGACGTGATGAAGTCATTGAAGAAG gTGGGAAGATACATGGACACGATCTTCGAACATGGAGCATGCCAAATGTGATTGTAGATGAGGAATTGTACCGCTCTAATTTCACAAATTCTAAATGA
- the LOC142623994 gene encoding uncharacterized protein LOC142623994 isoform X3, with the protein MLKVGRFFGAAMASIAGSNVLPVKSVGKFGPQSTLKSLFSSSGPYQNFVDSSWQLDCDNETYAGLLPTNFESTPMVGLDAMKHANSTLEDFQCRSYFMFHGMDVNRPQSIFKYLPVLSFTGSFLYQLDCLNEKILNLHTSGVSVSERGCKEGHQRLITTITGALQSNPFRPLTGLLEFHGLLTERIREEFKSAEEYWPLERKLCSALMNKEEISIEDVMRAIHLKSSDYRILNLLLYQLRAEKVNDLHMEFLSVTEFLVEVSDDLIDYEDDVLKNSFNVLRMFVKIYGASRAPTMLVKYITEAEQKYDSLLKTLDPQLALNYQKRRDEVIEEGGKIHGHDLRTWSMPNVIVDEELYRSNFTNSK; encoded by the exons atgtTAAAAGTTGGGAGATTCTTTGGAGCTGCAATGGCTTCCATTGCAGGATCCAATGTCCTTCCTGTCAAATCTGTTGGGAAGTTTGGACCTCAATCCACATTGAAAAGCTTATTTTCTTCATCTg GTCCTTATCAAAATTTTGTTGATAGTTCTTGGCAGCTTGATTGTGATAATGAGACATATGCTGGTTTGTTGCCAACTAATTTTGAAAGCACGCCTATGGTTGGGTTGGATGCAATGAAACACGCAAATTCTACCCTTGAGGATTTT CAGTGCAGGTCCTATTTTATGTTTCACGGAATGGACGTAAACAGACCACAGTCAATATTCAAATATTTACCTGTGCTTTCTTTCACAGGAAGTTTTCTTTATCAG CTGGATTGTTTAAATGAGAAGATACTGAATCTACACACCAGTGGAGTTTCTGTTTCAGAAAGAGGATGCAAG GAAGGACATCAGAGATTGATTACTACGATCACAGGTGCACTTCAAAGCAACCCATTTAGACCACTTACGGGTCTACTTGAATTTCATGGTCTTTTGACAGAGAG GATAAGAGAAGAATTTAAGTCTGCAGAAGAGTATTGGCCTTTGGAAAGAAAGCTTTGTAGTGCACTAATGAACAAAGAGGAG ATCTCCATTGAAGATGTGATGAGGGCAATTCATCTAAAATCATCTGATTATCGAATTCTAAATCTTCTTCTATATCAGTTGAGAGCAGAAAAG GTTAATGATTTGCATATGGAATTTCTATCAGTCACAGAATTCCTGGTGGAGGTATCCGATGACCT GATTGACTATGAG GATGATGTACTAAAGAACAGTTTCAATGTTTTGCGTATGTTCGTCAAAATATATGGAGCTTCAAGAGCCCCCACTATGCTG GTGAAATACATTACTGAGGCTGAGCAGAAGTATGACAGTTTATTGAAAACCTTGGATCCCCAACTAGCTTTGAATTACCAGAAGAGACGTGATGAAGTCATTGAAGAAG gTGGGAAGATACATGGACACGATCTTCGAACATGGAGCATGCCAAATGTGATTGTAGATGAGGAATTGTACCGCTCTAATTTCACAAATTCTAAATGA
- the LOC142623830 gene encoding uncharacterized protein LOC142623830 isoform X2, translating to MEELRKLEQVQRTLKFMESRAISTSSDPDSSRFLANLILLLAQPCGELDMDSKCTLVYTHMPKISVAFLEEAKLLITQESITEAEDERPFQNVVDNSMQLDCENETYSGMLQTNFEGTAMVGLDAMQRANSTLEDFCRSYFMFHGMDVNKPQSLFKHLPVLSFTESFIYQLDSLNEKMLHLPTSEASVSERGCKDGHQRLITHFTDAFKRDPFRPLVGLLECLGILTERIRDELKCGEEYWALERKLCCALMSQEKISVEDVIRAIHLKSFDYRVLNLLLYQLRGEKVNDLHMEFLCVSEFLVEVSDDLFDYEDDVLENSFNVLRMFVRIYGASRAPIMLARYITEAEQKYESLLKTLDPQLSLNYQKRCEEATKEGGKISGHILGMWSIPPVIVDEELYRSNFQNSK from the exons atggaagaacTAAGGAAGCTAGAACAAGTACAGAGAACGCTCAAATTCATGGAGTCTCGTGCTATATCGACCTCTTCCGATCCCGACTCCAGTCGCTTCCTCGCCAATCTCATTCTCCTCTTG GCACAACCGTGTGGAGAACTTGATATGGACAGCAAGTGCACTTTGGTCTACACGCATATGCCAAAG ATTTCGGTTGCATTTCTTGAGGAAGCTAAGCTCTTGATTACTCAGGAAAGCATAACAGAAGCAGAAGATGAGC GCCCTTTTCAAAATGTTGTTGATAATTCTATGCAGCTTGATTGTGAGAATGAGACGTATTCTGGTATGTTGCAAACTAATTTTGAAGGCACGGCTATGGTTGGGTTGGATGCAATGCAGCGAGCAAATTCTACCCTTGAGGATTTT TGCAGATCCTATTTTATGTTTCATGGGATGGACGTAAACAAGCCACAGTCATTATTCAAACATTTACCTGTGCTTTCATTCACAGAAAGTTTTATTTATCAG CTGGATAGTTTGAATGAAAAGATGTTGCATCTACCAACCAGTGAAGCCTCTGTTTCAGAAAGAGGATGCAAG GATGGACATCAGAGGTTGATTACTCATTTCACAGATGCATTTAAAAGGGACCCTTTCAGACCACTTGTGGGCCTACTTGAGTGTCTCGGTATTTTGACAGAGAG GATAAGAGATGAATTGAAGTGTGGAGAAGAGTATTGGGCTCTAGAAAGAAAGCTCTGTTGTGCACTAATGAGCCAAGAGAAG ATCTCTGTTGAAGATGTGATAAGGGCGATTCACCTAAAATCATTTGATTATCGAGTTCTAAATCTTCTTCTATATCAGTTGAGAGGAGAAAAG GTCAATGATTTGCATATGGAATTTCTCTGTGTGTCAGAATTCCTAGTGGAGGTATCTGATGATCT GTTTGACTATGAG GATGATGTATTAGAGAATAGTTTCAATGTTTTGCGCATGTTTGTCAGAATATATGGAGCTTCAAGAGCCCCAATTATGCTG GCAAGATACATTACTGAGGCTGAGCAGAAGTATGAGAGTTTACTGAAAACCTTGGATCCCCAACTATCCTTGAATTACCAGAAAAGATGTGAAGAAGCCACTAAAGAAG GTGGGAAGATTTCTGGACATATACTTGGAATGTGGAGCATACCGCCTGTGATTGTAGATGAGGAATTATATCGATCTAATTTCCAAAATTCTAAATGA
- the LOC142623830 gene encoding uncharacterized protein LOC142623830 isoform X1 encodes MEELRKLEQVQRTLKFMESRAISTSSDPDSSRFLANLILLLAQPCGELDMDSKCTLVYTHMPKISVAFLEEAKLLITQESITEAEDERNGPFQNVVDNSMQLDCENETYSGMLQTNFEGTAMVGLDAMQRANSTLEDFCRSYFMFHGMDVNKPQSLFKHLPVLSFTESFIYQLDSLNEKMLHLPTSEASVSERGCKDGHQRLITHFTDAFKRDPFRPLVGLLECLGILTERIRDELKCGEEYWALERKLCCALMSQEKISVEDVIRAIHLKSFDYRVLNLLLYQLRGEKVNDLHMEFLCVSEFLVEVSDDLFDYEDDVLENSFNVLRMFVRIYGASRAPIMLARYITEAEQKYESLLKTLDPQLSLNYQKRCEEATKEGGKISGHILGMWSIPPVIVDEELYRSNFQNSK; translated from the exons atggaagaacTAAGGAAGCTAGAACAAGTACAGAGAACGCTCAAATTCATGGAGTCTCGTGCTATATCGACCTCTTCCGATCCCGACTCCAGTCGCTTCCTCGCCAATCTCATTCTCCTCTTG GCACAACCGTGTGGAGAACTTGATATGGACAGCAAGTGCACTTTGGTCTACACGCATATGCCAAAG ATTTCGGTTGCATTTCTTGAGGAAGCTAAGCTCTTGATTACTCAGGAAAGCATAACAGAAGCAGAAGATGAGCGTAATG GCCCTTTTCAAAATGTTGTTGATAATTCTATGCAGCTTGATTGTGAGAATGAGACGTATTCTGGTATGTTGCAAACTAATTTTGAAGGCACGGCTATGGTTGGGTTGGATGCAATGCAGCGAGCAAATTCTACCCTTGAGGATTTT TGCAGATCCTATTTTATGTTTCATGGGATGGACGTAAACAAGCCACAGTCATTATTCAAACATTTACCTGTGCTTTCATTCACAGAAAGTTTTATTTATCAG CTGGATAGTTTGAATGAAAAGATGTTGCATCTACCAACCAGTGAAGCCTCTGTTTCAGAAAGAGGATGCAAG GATGGACATCAGAGGTTGATTACTCATTTCACAGATGCATTTAAAAGGGACCCTTTCAGACCACTTGTGGGCCTACTTGAGTGTCTCGGTATTTTGACAGAGAG GATAAGAGATGAATTGAAGTGTGGAGAAGAGTATTGGGCTCTAGAAAGAAAGCTCTGTTGTGCACTAATGAGCCAAGAGAAG ATCTCTGTTGAAGATGTGATAAGGGCGATTCACCTAAAATCATTTGATTATCGAGTTCTAAATCTTCTTCTATATCAGTTGAGAGGAGAAAAG GTCAATGATTTGCATATGGAATTTCTCTGTGTGTCAGAATTCCTAGTGGAGGTATCTGATGATCT GTTTGACTATGAG GATGATGTATTAGAGAATAGTTTCAATGTTTTGCGCATGTTTGTCAGAATATATGGAGCTTCAAGAGCCCCAATTATGCTG GCAAGATACATTACTGAGGCTGAGCAGAAGTATGAGAGTTTACTGAAAACCTTGGATCCCCAACTATCCTTGAATTACCAGAAAAGATGTGAAGAAGCCACTAAAGAAG GTGGGAAGATTTCTGGACATATACTTGGAATGTGGAGCATACCGCCTGTGATTGTAGATGAGGAATTATATCGATCTAATTTCCAAAATTCTAAATGA
- the LOC142623141 gene encoding F-box protein FBW2-like, with translation MEEDCKFRHWDELIPDALGLIFKNLSLQEILTVIPRVCKSWGKAVRGPYCWQEIDIEQWSELCRPETLDRMLQMLITRSSGSLRKLCVSGLPCDQSLSFIADHAKSLQTLQLPRSAIGNEIVEQVAWRLSTITFLDISHCRNIGAPALEAIGKHCKSLTRLRRTMHPLELIDKLSQDEEALVIAATMPKLRHLEVAYLLISTESVLKILSSCPELELLDVRGCWNVILDEKIVKKFSGVKVIGPPPIDCCKMTGWDDCSNSGSSRYLSWDFVAGEIDDDYYEDMSDAAWEDDQSMEEVELMFYDGFDFNNALFDWPRSP, from the exons ATGGAGGAGGACTGTAAGTTTCGACACTGGGATGAGCTAATCCCTGATGCACTTGGGCTAATATTCAAAAATCTTTCACTTCAAGAGATTCTTACTGTGATCCCAAGGGTTTGCAAGTCATGGGGTAAAGCTGTTAGAGGGCCTTACTGCTGGCAGGAGATAGACATTGAGCAATGGAGCGAACTTTGCCGCCCTGAGACCCTGGATCGAATGCTTCAGATGCTTATCACAAGAAGTTCTGGTTCACTCCGCAAGCTATGTGTCTCTGGCCTCCCTTGTGATCAGAGTCTTTCCTTCATTGCAGATCA TGCCAAATCTCTTCAGACTTTGCAGCTGCCACGAAGTGCAATAGGCAATGAGATAGTGGAACAGGTTGCTTGGAGGCTCTCTACCATCACTTTTTTGGATATAAGCCACTGCAGAAACATTGGAGCACCTGCCCTTGAGGCAATCGGAAAGCACTGTAAATCTCTGACTAGATTGCGGAGAACGATGCACCCATTAGAGCTAATTGACAAGCTCAGTCAAGATGAGGAGGCCCTTGTAATAGCAGCCACAATGCCAAAACTCAGGCATCTTGAAGTGGCTTATCTGCTAATCAGTACAGAAAGTGTGCTCAAGATACTCTCAAGCTGTCCTGAGCTTGAGTTGTTGGATGTACGTGGGTGTTGGAATGTAATACTTGATGAGAAGATTGTCAAAAAATTCTCTGGGGTAAAGGTGATTGGACCACCTCCCATAGACTGTTGTAAGATGACTGGCTGGGATGATTGTTCAAATTCAGGTTCCTCTCGCTATTTGTCGTGGGACTTTGTGGCCGGTGAAATAGATGATGATTATTATGAAGATATGTCAGATGCAGCTTGGGAAGACGACCAAAGTATGGAAGAGGTAGAATTGATGTTCTATGATGGTTTCGATTTCAATAATGCTTTGTTTGATTGGCCACGGTCTCCTTGA